The Quercus lobata isolate SW786 chromosome 9, ValleyOak3.0 Primary Assembly, whole genome shotgun sequence region aaaaaactgaaccaaactcaccatTTGATCTTGTGAAAGTTTTGTTCAATCTCAACTGAAGCAGATTGTAAactttttataacaaaattgatattttttcttGGGAAATTCTTAAATGCCCCAGCAATTATATGTGGAGCCTACCCTGTCATGTGAGAGGATGAAATATTGCTCTCAAAGCACCTAAGTATTTCCCCACGTATTTTGTAGCAAAGTCAAAAACATAAAGGTTTTTTAAGTGCCCAGAGGTGGGCTCTATGATTTTGTAGAAAAATCAAACATAGAGTTTTCTTAAGAAAAACTTAAACCTCATGTGAGAGGAAGGAGAATTGGCCTCAAAGcaattatgtttttgtttggaaaaCTTTTATGTATTTGACTTTACTACAAAATCCCTCCTCTCACGTATACGAAAGGAGGGAGCATTGCACTCAACACTAGAGATTTTCTTAAGCAAAAGCGATGCTCTCCGAGCAAGTAAGAATTGCCCattttttgctcatttttgTACTCTTCCACCTATATATATGGGACTAAGGTTGGCCTTTTTTAGCGCCTATTCAATCGAACATGGAAGTGTGGTTCATCATCGTCATCGCTCTCTGTATCTCAGCACTCCTCAAATCCCTCCTTTTCAACAAAGTCTCTGAAAATCAAAATAAGCTACCTCCAGGACCCTCACACATCCAAATACTCAGATACTTCCTATTGCGCCGCAAACCCTTAGAATTGGAACTCACCCTGACCCTCCGCAAACTCCATGCCATGTATGGACCCATCATCACCATTTACATAGGCTTCGTCCCTGATATCATCATTGCCAACCATTCTCTTGCACACAAAGCTCTTATGCAAAACAGCGTTGTTTTCGCTGACCGACCAGCTACTCTACCTACAGACTTGATCTTATCTAGTAATAGACACAGCATCAACACTTCCTCTTATGGTCCCATGGCGACTCTTTCGTCGCAATCTCACTTCAAAGATTCTCCACCCTTCACACATGAAATCTTACTCTCACGCACGCAAGTGGGTCTTGGGTATTCTCCTCAATCGCCTTCTTTCCAACACTAAATCTGTTGTTAAAGACCATTTCCAATACTCcatgttttgtttgttggttCTTATGTGCTTTGGAGACAAACTCGGTGAAACCCAGATTAAGAAAATCGAAGAGGGTTGCCAACGCTTGATTTTGAGCTCTGGTCGGTTTGCTATACTCAATTCTTTCCCCAGTATTGGAAGGATTTTATTTCGTAAGCGTTGGGAAGAGTTGTTTCAACTTCGGAGAAACCAAGATGATGTGTTAATTCCTTTTATTAAAGCAAGGAGGAAAGTGAGGCAAGAAAGACATAGTAAAATGAAAgaagtcaaagaaaatgaagatgagTTTGTTGTGTCGTATGCGGATACATTGTTGGATTTGGAGCTACCAGAGGAGAAGAGGAAGCTCTCCGAGGAGGAAATGGTTAGTTTGTGTTCAGAATTTCTCGTCGCGGGTACGGATACTACGTCAACAGCATTGGAGTGGATTATGGCGAATATGGTAAAATACCCACAAATCCAAGAGAGGCTTTTAGTGGAGATGAAAGGGGTTGTTGGTGATGGAGAGAAAGAGGTAAAGGTGGAAGATTCGAACAAGATGCCTTATTTGAAAGCAGTGGTTTTGGAGGGTTTAAGGAGACACCCACCTGCCCATCTTGTGATACCACATGCAGTGACTGAGGATGTGGTTTTGGATGGCTATTTAGTACCAAAGAATGGTACTTTGCATTTCAATGTGGTAGAAATGGGGCGGGACCCAAAGGTTTGGGAGGATCCCATGGCGTTTAAGCCAGAGAGATTCTTGAATGGTGAAGGAGAAGCGTTTGATATAACAGGAAGCAGAGAGATTAAGATGATGCCATTTGGTGCGGGGAGGAGGATTTGTCCTGCTTCTAGTTTGGCAATACTGCATTTGGAGTATTTTGTGGCCAATTTGGTTTGGAATTTTGATTGGAAAGCTGTGGAGGGTGATGAGGTTGATTTGTCAGAGCAACAGGAGTTCACTGTGGTGATGAAGAATCCACTGAAGGCCCAGATATCTCCAAGGCTTTGAATGGTTAGGTATCCGAGGACCGAGACTATGACTGATAGTGTTATTTGTAAATAAAGTCTACAGctgtatttaataaatttacaCTAAAAATGTTTCTATGGCACCTAAGTATTTCCCTTTTATATTTGTACTAGTTTGGTAACTAGTGCATCAAAAGAAATGGCTGAAATGCAGAAATGGTAAtgtatttatttactatttcagTGTTATTACTGAGGGGAAAAAAGTTGTCTGTCTTTTGAAGCTCCTCATTTGATGAGCGGTTGTCTAAGTTGGgtcatcttttttattttttattttatttttattttttttatggaaaagcTCACAATATTTTAATCATAATTGGAATTGGATAGTACATCATGCATGCATGCGCGTTCAATACATCCTAGGCATTCCTCAAGCCATACTACAAAATCATCCACGTTAACTGCATGGTGGGCCAGTACGTGGGCCAGGGTATTCCCTAGTCTTTTGGTGTGGGGAAAAACCAAAGGTGCGAAAATCTTGAGCACACTTTAGAATTCCTGTGACTACATTTTGAACCGAAGGAGCAGCTACAGTAAGGCCGTGGATAGCATTGCATATCTCCAGTGAGTCACCCTCAAAAGTTACATCCCTGACCCCTTTCTCCATTGCAAAAGTGACTCCTATCTCCATAGCCTTAGCCTCTGTTTCCAGTGGCCCCAGCGAGGAGTATAGCTTCCTGCTTAGCGCAGCTATCACCTGACCTGTGCCATCCCTTACAACCACTCCTACACCAGCTTGCTTCATTTTAGAAAACACCGCTCCGTCAACATTCACCTTATAGCATCTCGCCTGTGGTGGAGCCCACTTTACGACGTTGTTCCTTTCTACATTAGCCATCGGTCTTTCATTCGCCAACTAGAATTCCTCAAGCAAACAAAGCAAGCTTCTCGTCACTGCCTGTCCACACTGAAGCCTACCCCCGTGTCGAATATCATTCCTATCTTTCCATATACCCCAGCTAATCATGACCGTCCGCTCCAATAATTCTGGTCGTGACTCCTCCCACTTTTGTAAGTGCCATGTAACATCCATATAATCCCACGAAGGATGAATCTCAAACCGAAGGGAGAGCTTGCATGTGGACCACACCTCTTTTGCAAGGTCACAGAACCAAAATAATTGGCCTATGGACTCCACTTGCTTCTTGCATACCTCACATGTGTTATCCTTTGTGATATTCCTCCACCATAAATTTTCCTTCGTTGCTAGGATGTTCTTACACGCTTTCCACGCAAAGTGCTTTACTTTGTTTGGAACATTCATTTGTCATAGTCTTCTCCATGTCTGTTTCATAGTTGACTGGTTTAATCCTTCCGCTGTCTGCTTGTCCCCTTGGACCTCCTGTGCTAGTCTATACGCGCTTTTTACCGTGAATCTTCcattctttttttcggcccatatCACTCTATCCCTTGCCCCGATGACGCTCAAGGGTATGCTTAGGATTGTATTGGCATCCTGTGGGAGAAAGCATTGGTTG contains the following coding sequences:
- the LOC115961365 gene encoding uncharacterized protein LOC115961365, whose translation is MANVERNNVVKWAPPQARCYKVNVDGAVFSKMKQAGVGVVVRDGTGQVIAALSRKLYSSLGPLETEAKAMEIGVTFAMEKGVRDVTFEGDSLEICNAIHGLTVAAPSVQNVVTGILKCAQDFRTFGFSPHQKTREYPGPRTGPPCS